The Impatiens glandulifera chromosome 8, dImpGla2.1, whole genome shotgun sequence genome includes a window with the following:
- the LOC124912543 gene encoding uncharacterized protein LOC124912543 gives MVAANIGPGKFYGNSLPRPRFYTDVKFNDERVDPPTPMLDPFLSWASDAHWSMGGLSFKRLRLQGRIEGNIKRLRVEREKFQKKRSKIAGSPSPIDDSSNLISTRLSPPPAPIANKGRRRFMAVIEEDDDEEEIVNSNYDGCSSRKRKPARRLDDDFDRVADDVVLERKEKRTHVKRPSLDLNIMAMTSEIENVYKKPVRVTRSSSSSSQSRTRSSRRRRLVKRV, from the coding sequence ATGGTAGCTGCTAATATTGGTCCCGGCAAGTTTTACGGCAACAGCTTACCGAGGCCAAGGTTCTACACCGACGTTAAATTCAACGATGAACGAGTCGATCCGCCTACGCCGATGCTTGATCCGTTCTTGTCTTGGGCCAGTGATGCCCACTGGTCAATGGGTGGTCTTAGCTTCAAGCGTCTACGTCTTCAAGGACGAATTGAAGGTAACATCAAGCGCCTTCGCGTAGAGCGGGAGAAATTCCAGAAGAAGAGATCTAAAATCGCGGGTTCCCCTTCACCCATCGATGATTCATCCAATCTCATAAGCACGAGGCTTTCTCCGCCTCCTGCTCCCATTGCAAACAAGGGTCGTCGTCGTTTCATGGCAGTGATTgaggaagatgatgatgaggagGAGATAGTGAACAGCAATTATGATGGATGTTCTAGTAGGAAGCGGAAGCCGGCAAGGAGGcttgatgatgattttgatcGCGTGGCAGATGATGTTGTTTTGGAGAGGAAGGAGAAGAGAACCCATGTTAAGAGACCTTCATTGGATCTGAATATTATGGCTATGACATCTGAGATTGAGAATGTTTATAAGAAACCTGTTAGGGTTACAAGAAGTTCATCTTCAAGTTCTCAGAGTAGAACAAGAAGCTCTCGAAGAAGAAGGTTGGTCAAACGTGTTTAG